The DNA window TTCTTGGCGCACACATCATCAATTATAGTTCCACGTCGTTGACGGCGCCTCCGCTGATCCTGAACACCTCCGTAACCCTCGGCTACGATGCCCCGTGGCGAACCGTCCATGAGCTGCTCAAGAAATCAGCGCTGGCCACGAGAAACATCCTCTCGGACCCGGAGCCGTTCGTACTGCAGACGGCGCTCAACGACTTTTATGTCGTCTATGAGTTGAATGCGTATACGGGTGCCCCGAACAAGATGGCCGGCACCTACTCCGACCTCCACCAGAACATTCAGGATACCTTCAATGAAGCCGGAGTAGAAATCATGTCCCCGCACTATGCCCAAGTGCGCGACGGCAATAAAACCACGATCCCAGAGTCGTACTTACCTCCCAACTACCACGCGCCGGCGTTTCGCATCGAACCGCTGGATAGCCTCCTGGGCAAGCCCGCACCTGGCGGGCCTCCACCAACATCCCCGAGACCATGAACGAACCAGAAGACACAGCGGAGGGGTCTCGACATCCGTCAGCACGCAGCACACCTTCCGAGCGTGCTGCGCGGCAACAACGAGCGCGGCGCGCACTCATCGCCGCGCTGCGGCTGGGGGCATGCCTGATCGGGTGCCTTCCGCACATCGCGGCGGCGGCCGCTTCCTCGCCTGATGCCTCAGATTGGCACTATGGCGCAGTTCTCGACTTGAGCTACGCGCTCGATGTCAACTTTCCGGAAAACCATCTCTGGCGAAGCAAGAGCACTACTCCGAGAGTCAATGAATTGGCTCCGAACATGACGCTCGGCTATGTGCGCAAGGATGCGACGACCTCATCACGCTGGGGGATGGAGTTGGGCTTGCAAGCCGGATATGACACCGACGCCCTGGTGCCTTCTTCGAATCCCGGGCGCGACAAACCGGTAGACGGGGCGGATACACTCCGCCACATTTCGCGGGCCAACGTCTCATATCTGGCGCCGATCGGGAACGGACTCACCATCACGGCCGGCCTGTTCAACAGCTACATCGGGTATCAGTCGATTTACGCGCGCAACAACTTCAACTACACGCGAAGTTATATGGCCGACAATGCTCCGTATTTCATGTTTGGCTTGGCGGCCCAATACCCGGTCACCGATCGCTTGCAACTCAATCTGTACGCCATCAACGGCTACAATTACCTTTCCCATCCGAACAATCAATTGAGCTATGGCACCCAGGTCGCCTACCGGTTGGATAGCGAATGGACCTTCACGGAAAACCTGTACTACGGACCGGACCAGTCCAATACCTCCTTGCAATACTGGCGGTTTTTTTCTGATAGCATCCTTGAGTGGAAACGCAAGCGGGTGACCCTGGCGTTAGCCTATGATCTCGGGACGGAGAATGCCGCCGAACAACCCGGCCATCCACGCACCTTTTGGACGGCAGCGGCATTCTATGCCCGGTGGAACGTCTCCGGCCCCTGGAGCCTCGCCTTACGGCCTGAATTCTATTGGGATCGTAATGGACGGATCTCTGGCTCTGAACAGCTCCTGAAGGCTCTGACGACCACTCTCGAGTATCGATGGGTTGAAACCGCTCGGAGCGTTGTGATTCGGTTGGAGCATCGATACGATGAGTCCACTGGAATCGGGGGAGGATTTTTCACACGAGGGGACATCGCCCCGGGCGTCATCGGACTCGCGCGCGAGCAGCACCTGTTGCTGATGTCGCTCATCTTGGCGTTCGATTCATGACAGTCGTTACAGGCACCTGGTCTGTGGTGCACGAACCATTGTGACGGAAGCCATGGAAGCAGCCGAGCAGATGGGTGGCAGGGCGTCTACATGTAGCACGTGGGAGAGATGCCTCGCGTCTCGCCGCGGTCTAGAACATCAGAACCGAGCAGGGTTCACTATCCTGAAACCTGTTGTTCAGCATGGTAGGAGCTGCGGACGAGCGGGCCTGATTCAACGTGACGGAAGCCGAGCGCGAGACCTTCTTCTTTCAAGACCGAAAATTCATCCGGATGATAGAAGCGTGCGACGGGAAGATGCTCTTTGGTAGGCTGGAGGTATTGGCCGATGGTCATGATGTCGCAGTCGACTGAACGCAGGTCTCGCATAACCTCGCGGGCTTCCTCCGACGACTCCCCCATGCCGACGATCAGGCCCGACTTGGTCGTCATCCCCATCTGCTTGGCGCGCCCCAGCAACTCGATCGATCGCTGATACTTCCCTTGCGGGCGGATCGAAGGAAACAAGCGTCGCACCGTTTCAATGTTGTGATTCAGAATGTCCGGTCGCTCAGCCGCGACCACTGCGAGCGCCGCTTCATTGCCTTCAAAGTCTGGAATCAGGACCTCGATCGTGCAACTGGGAATCAACCGCCGGATATGGCGAATCGTCTCGGCAAAGACGGAGGCTCCGCCATCCTCAAGTTCGTCGCGATTGACCGACGTGATCACCGCATGGCGCAAACCGAGCGCCTGAATCGCTTCTGCCACACGCAGCGGCTCTTCGTGATCGACC is part of the Nitrospira sp. genome and encodes:
- the lipA gene encoding lipoyl synthase: MSFIHIDPRPTDEDRPSAAPSRRLPPWFKVKLQTGPDYHDIRQTMDRLKLHTICEEARCPNVWECWNARTATFLILGDICTRRCHYCSVATGRPHAVDHEEPLRVAEAIQALGLRHAVITSVNRDELEDGGASVFAETIRHIRRLIPSCTIEVLIPDFEGNEAALAVVAAERPDILNHNIETVRRLFPSIRPQGKYQRSIELLGRAKQMGMTTKSGLIVGMGESSEEAREVMRDLRSVDCDIMTIGQYLQPTKEHLPVARFYHPDEFSVLKEEGLALGFRHVESGPLVRSSYHAEQQVSG